In the genome of Lynx canadensis isolate LIC74 chromosome X, mLynCan4.pri.v2, whole genome shotgun sequence, one region contains:
- the LOC115506934 gene encoding olfactory receptor 1D2-like, whose product MAGSNRTVVSEFLLLGLSDVPENQPLLFSLFLSMYLVAVVGNLLIILAIGSTSLLHTPMYFFIANLSWVDICFTSVTIPKMLLNIQTLSQSISYTGCLTQMYFLILFLELDNVLLAVMAYDRFVAICHPLHYTITMSPKFCITLLSLALIITNIYPLIHTLLMDTLSFCASVRIHHIFCELYALLKLSCSSIHDNELVVYILGSFIFVAPFLFISISYMHIFSAILRLRSSQSKLKAFSTCSSHLVVVSLFYGTLFGVYLRPSSSYTSEDSVATVLYAVVAPMLNPFIYSLRNKDMKGALRSLLSWRKIWPW is encoded by the coding sequence ATGGCGGGAAGCAATCGAACTGTTGTCTCAGAATTCCTCCTCCTGGGACTGTCAGATGTGCCTGAGAATCAGCCCCTCCTCTTCAGTCTGTTCCTGTCCATGTACCTGGTTGCTGTGGTGGGGAACCTGCTCATCATCCTGGCCATTGGCTCTACCTCCCttctccacacccccatgtacttcttcatAGCCAACCTGTCCTGGGTTGACATCTGCTTCACCTCTGTCACTATACCAAAGATGCTGCTCAATATCCAAACCCTGAGTCAGTCCATATCTTACACTGGATGCCTTACTCAGATGTATTTTCTAATCTTGTTTCTAGAACTGGACAATGTCCTCTTGGCAGTGATGGCATATGACAGATTTGTAGCCATATGCCACCCTCTTCACTATACCATAACCATGAGCCCCAAATTCTGTATCACATTATTGTCTCTGGCTCTGATTATCACAAACATCTATCCTTTGATCCACACCCTTTTGATGGATACACTGTCATTTTGTGCAAGTGTCAGAATTCACCATATTTTCTGTGAACTCTATGCATTGCTAAAGCTTTCTTGTTCAAGTATCCATGACAATGAGTTGGTTGTTTACATCCTGGGGAGCTTTATTTTTGTTGctcctttcctctttatttctatcTCCTACATGCACATTTTCTCAGCCATCCTAAGACTTCGTTCCTCCCAGAGCAAACTTAAAGCCTTTTCCACTTGTAGTTCCCACCTTGTTGTGGTGTCATTGTTCTATGGAACTTTATTTGGGGTGTATCTGCGTCCTTCTTCTTCCTACACATCTGAGGATTCAGTGGCCACTGTGCTGTATGCAGTGGTGGCTCCCATGCTCAACCCCTTCATTTATAGTCTTAGGAATAAGGACATGAAAGGGGCCCTAAGGAGCCTCCTCAGCTGGAGAAAGATCTGGCCTTGGTGA